Proteins found in one Coffea eugenioides isolate CCC68of chromosome 5, Ceug_1.0, whole genome shotgun sequence genomic segment:
- the LOC113772262 gene encoding UDP-arabinose 4-epimerase 1-like — translation MDFVDARRKSQFPRKILLAAGFITLFIFVFKKSPSFGGGSGKFSQHEPGVTHVLVTGGAGYIGSHATLRLLKDSYRVTIVDNLSRGNLGAVKVLQELFPEPGRLQFIYADLGDAAAVDKIFSGNAFDAVMHFAAVAYVGESTAEPLRYYHNITSNTLLLVKAMAAHGVKTLIYSSTCATYGEPEKMPITEDTPQVPINPYGKAKKMAEDIILDFSKTSDMAVMILRYFNVIGSDPDGRLGEAPRPELREQGRISGACFDAARGIIPGLKVRGTDYKTSDGTCIRDYIDVTDLIDAHVKALAHATPGKVGIYNVGTGKGSSVKEFVEACKKATGVDIKVEYLARRPGDYAEVFSDPSKVNRELGWSAKYNLQDSLSIAWKWQKAHRNGYSN, via the exons ATGGATTTTGTGGATGCAAGACGGAAGAGCCAATTTCCTAGAAAAATTCTGTTGGCTGCTGGCTTTATTACACTATTTATATTTGTCTTCAAGAAATCACCAAGTTTCGGTGGTGGCTCTGGCAAG TTCTCTCAACACGAGCCTGGTGTAACTCATGTCTTAGTAACTGGAGGTGCTGGCTACATAGGTTCTCATGCTACCCTTCGACTTCTAAAGGATTCATATCGTGTAACAATTGTG GACAACCTATCTCGTGGAAATCTTGGGGCTGTTAAAGTTCTACAAGAACTGTTTCCAGAGCCTGGAAGGCTCCAGTTTATTTATGCTGATCTAGGAGATGCAGCAGCA GTCGACAAAATATTTTCTGGCAATGCTTTTGATGCTGTGATGCATTTTGCAGCTGTTGCATATGTTGGTGAAAGTACAGCTGAACCTCTAAG ATATTATCACAACATTACATCAAATACCTTACTACTGGTGAAGGCAATGGCTGCCCATGGTGTAAAGACATTAATTTATTCAAGCACTTGTGCAACATATGGAGAACCTGAAAAAATGCCTATTACAGAAGACACTCCTCAA GTCCCTATTAACCCATATGGCAAAGCAAAGAAAATGGCTGAAGATATTATATTGGACTTCTCAAAGACTTCTGACATGGCTGTCATGATCTTAAG GTACTTTAATGTGATCGGTTCAGACCCTGATGGACGGTTAGGAGAAGCTCCACGACCAGAATTGCGTGAGCAAGGTCGGATATCTGGTGCTTGTTTTGATGCGGCCAGGGGGATTATTCCTGGACTAAAG GTTAGAGGAACAGACTATAAAACTTCAGATGGCACCTGTATCAGAGACTATATTGATGTCACTGATTTGATAGATGCGCATGTCAAAGCTCTAGCTCATGCAACTCCTGGTAAAGTTGGCATATATAATGTTGGCACGGGGAAAG GCAGTTCAGTGAAAGAATTTGTAGAGGCTTGTAAAAAGGCAACAGGAGTGGATATAAAGGTGGAATACCTTGCTCGCCGGCCTGGCGATTATGCTGAAGTCTTCAGTGATCCTTCCAAAGTCAACCGTGAATTGGGCTGGTCAGCAAAATACAATCTTCAAGACAGCTTGTCAATTGCATGGAAATGGCAAAAGGCACACAGAAACGGTTACTCCAATTGA